Proteins encoded together in one Mycobacterium sp. MS1601 window:
- the mptB gene encoding polyprenol phosphomannose-dependent alpha 1,6 mannosyltransferase MptB produces the protein MADRRRSWSSSIAGWHGDERPVGSPLNEDETVAMRRTRWFGATGTVLMAIGALGAGARPVVQDPTFGVRLLNLPSRIQTVSLTMTTTGAVMMALAWLMLGRFALGKRKMSRSQLDRTLVLWMLPLLVAPPMYSKDVYSYLAQSQIARDGQDPYVVGPAPGLGLDHVFTLSVPSLWRETPAPYGPLFLWLGEGISALTGENIVWAVLCHRLVVLVGVGLIVWATPRLARRCGVAEVSALWLGPTNPLLFMHLVAGIHNEALMLGLMLAGTEFALRGVEGTHRLIPRPLRLPRGRVQWAAWAPLGLLVAGTVLITLSSQVKLPSLLALGFVAMALACRWGGSFRAFLIASCSLGAVSLAVMVVIGWASGLGFGWLFTLGTANVVRSWMSPPTLIALGTGQVGILLGLGDHTTAVLGLTRAIGVLIITVVVSWLLLSVLRGRLHPVGGLGVALGATLLLSPVVQPWYLLWAIIPLACWATRPGFRTAAIVGTLVVGIFGPTANGDRFALFQIVDATVASTIIVLILIGLTFRRLPWRAVAPPVSETDPPEPPGAPRSTRTTPDAYAESP, from the coding sequence ATGGCCGACCGTCGACGTTCGTGGAGTTCGTCGATCGCAGGCTGGCACGGCGACGAGCGTCCCGTCGGCTCTCCGCTGAACGAGGACGAGACCGTCGCCATGCGCCGGACCCGCTGGTTCGGCGCCACCGGAACGGTGCTGATGGCGATCGGCGCCCTGGGCGCGGGCGCACGGCCGGTGGTGCAGGATCCGACGTTCGGGGTGCGGCTGCTGAACCTGCCATCGCGAATCCAGACCGTCTCGCTGACGATGACCACCACCGGTGCGGTGATGATGGCCCTGGCCTGGCTGATGCTGGGCCGGTTCGCCCTCGGCAAGCGCAAGATGTCGCGCAGCCAACTGGATCGCACGCTGGTGCTGTGGATGCTGCCGCTGCTGGTGGCACCACCGATGTACAGCAAGGATGTCTACTCCTACCTGGCGCAGAGCCAGATCGCCCGCGACGGTCAGGACCCCTACGTCGTGGGGCCGGCACCGGGCCTGGGGCTCGACCATGTGTTCACGCTCTCGGTGCCCAGTCTCTGGCGCGAGACCCCGGCGCCCTACGGCCCACTGTTCCTGTGGCTCGGCGAAGGCATCTCGGCCCTGACCGGCGAGAACATCGTCTGGGCGGTGCTGTGCCACCGGCTGGTGGTGCTGGTGGGCGTGGGTCTGATCGTCTGGGCCACCCCGCGGCTGGCGCGTCGCTGCGGGGTCGCCGAAGTGTCCGCGCTGTGGCTGGGTCCCACCAATCCCCTGCTGTTCATGCACCTGGTGGCGGGCATCCACAACGAGGCGTTGATGCTGGGCCTGATGCTCGCAGGCACCGAATTCGCCCTGCGTGGGGTCGAAGGCACCCACCGGCTGATCCCCCGGCCACTGCGCCTGCCCCGCGGCCGGGTGCAGTGGGCCGCGTGGGCGCCTCTGGGGCTGTTGGTGGCGGGCACCGTCCTGATCACCCTGTCGTCGCAGGTCAAGTTGCCGTCGCTGCTGGCGCTGGGTTTCGTCGCGATGGCCCTGGCCTGTCGATGGGGCGGCAGCTTCAGAGCCTTCTTGATCGCCAGCTGCAGCCTGGGTGCGGTGTCACTGGCCGTCATGGTCGTCATCGGCTGGGCCAGCGGTCTCGGATTCGGCTGGCTGTTCACCCTGGGCACGGCCAACGTGGTGCGCAGTTGGATGTCGCCGCCCACGCTGATCGCCCTGGGCACCGGCCAGGTGGGCATCCTGCTGGGGCTCGGCGACCACACCACCGCGGTACTGGGCCTGACTCGCGCCATCGGCGTGCTGATCATCACGGTGGTGGTCAGCTGGCTGCTGCTCTCGGTGCTGCGCGGCCGGCTGCATCCGGTCGGCGGGCTCGGCGTGGCCCTGGGAGCCACACTCCTGCTGTCGCCGGTGGTGCAGCCCTGGTATCTGCTCTGGGCCATCATTCCGCTGGCGTGCTGGGCCACCCGTCCGGGCTTTCGCACCGCGGCCATCGTCGGGACCTTGGTGGTCGGGATCTTCGGCCCCACCGCCAACGGGGACCGGTTCGCGCTCTTCCAGATCGTCGATGCGACCGTGGCCAGCACGATCATCGTGCTGATCCTCATCGGCCTCACCTTCCGACGGCTGCCCTGGCGCGCGGTGGCGCCGCCGGTCAGCGAAACCGACCCGCCGGAACCCCCGGGAGCACCACGATCAACCCGCACCACACCCGACGCCTACGCTGAGTCTCCGTGA
- a CDS encoding ABC transporter ATP-binding protein, with protein sequence MRSTAPVPLRLHGVTKRYGEVTAVSGLDLEVQPAEVLALLGPNGAGKTTTVEMCEGFLRPDGGTIEVLGLDPFVDNARLRARIGVMLQGGGGYPAARAGEMLNLVAAYAANPLDPQWLLHTLGLTDVARTTYRRLSGGQQQRLALACALVGRPELVFLDEPTAGMDAHARLVVWELIDGLRRDGVTVVLTTHQLKEAEELADRLIIIDHGVAVAEGTPAELMRSGAEDQLRFTAPRKLDLSLLVSALPENYRAVEIAPGEYRVEGHIDPQVLATVTAWCARLDVLATDMRVEQRSLEDVFLELTGRELR encoded by the coding sequence GTGAGGTCGACTGCACCCGTACCCCTGCGACTGCACGGGGTCACCAAACGCTACGGCGAGGTCACCGCCGTTTCCGGTCTGGATCTCGAGGTGCAGCCCGCCGAGGTGCTGGCCCTGTTGGGCCCCAACGGCGCGGGCAAGACCACCACTGTCGAGATGTGTGAGGGTTTCCTGCGCCCCGACGGTGGCACCATCGAGGTTCTGGGTCTGGATCCGTTCGTCGACAACGCCCGGCTGCGGGCCCGCATCGGCGTGATGTTGCAGGGCGGCGGCGGGTATCCGGCGGCCCGCGCCGGAGAGATGCTGAACCTGGTGGCCGCCTACGCCGCCAATCCCCTGGACCCGCAGTGGCTGTTGCACACCCTCGGGCTGACCGATGTCGCGCGTACCACCTATCGACGGCTCTCCGGTGGCCAGCAGCAGCGCCTGGCGCTGGCGTGCGCGCTGGTGGGACGCCCTGAGCTGGTGTTCCTCGACGAGCCGACGGCCGGGATGGACGCCCACGCCCGGCTGGTGGTGTGGGAGCTGATCGACGGGCTGCGCCGCGACGGGGTCACCGTGGTGCTGACCACACACCAGCTGAAAGAGGCCGAAGAACTGGCCGACCGGCTGATCATCATCGACCACGGAGTGGCCGTCGCCGAAGGCACGCCGGCCGAGCTGATGCGCAGCGGCGCCGAGGACCAGTTGCGGTTCACCGCACCCCGCAAACTTGACCTGTCCCTGCTCGTCAGCGCCCTACCGGAGAACTACCGGGCCGTCGAGATCGCCCCCGGGGAGTATCGGGTGGAAGGGCACATCGATCCGCAGGTGCTGGCCACCGTGACAGCCTGGTGCGCCCGGCTCGACGTGCTGGCCACTGACATGCGGGTGGAGCAACGCAGCCTCGAGGACGTCTTCCTCGAATTGACCGGCCGGGAGTTGCGATGA
- a CDS encoding ABC transporter permease, with amino-acid sequence MTTSSSTEGLFPSGTFTPDPRPNTVAEMLKAQFGLELKLLLRNGEQLLLTMFIPITLLVGLTLLPLGSFGENRAATFVPAIMALAVISTAFTGQAIAVAFDRRYGALKRLGATALPVWGIIVGKSLAVVAVVFLQAVILGAIGLALGWRPSPVGLLVGAVIIALGTAGFAALGLLLGGTLKAEIVLALANLLWFVFAGLGALTLEGETVPSAVQWVARLTPSGALTEALTQAMSMSVDWFGLAVLTAWGAVAAVCALRWFRFT; translated from the coding sequence ATGACGACGTCGTCCTCTACCGAGGGGCTTTTCCCCTCCGGGACCTTCACCCCCGATCCACGGCCCAACACCGTGGCCGAGATGCTCAAGGCACAGTTCGGCCTCGAGCTGAAGTTGTTGCTGCGCAACGGCGAACAACTGCTGCTGACGATGTTCATCCCCATCACGCTGCTGGTGGGCCTGACCCTGCTGCCGCTGGGCTCGTTCGGCGAGAATCGCGCGGCGACGTTCGTCCCGGCCATCATGGCACTGGCGGTGATCTCCACGGCATTCACCGGCCAGGCCATCGCCGTGGCCTTCGACCGGCGTTACGGCGCGCTGAAACGCCTTGGCGCCACGGCACTTCCGGTGTGGGGCATCATCGTCGGCAAGTCCCTGGCCGTGGTCGCCGTGGTGTTCCTGCAGGCGGTCATCCTCGGTGCCATCGGACTGGCGCTGGGTTGGCGGCCCAGCCCGGTCGGCTTGTTGGTCGGAGCGGTGATCATCGCCCTGGGCACGGCGGGTTTCGCCGCACTGGGCCTGCTGTTGGGCGGCACCCTGAAAGCCGAGATCGTGCTGGCCCTGGCCAACCTGCTGTGGTTCGTCTTCGCCGGACTCGGGGCGCTGACGCTGGAGGGCGAGACAGTGCCGTCGGCGGTGCAGTGGGTGGCCCGGTTGACTCCCTCGGGTGCACTCACCGAGGCGCTGACGCAGGCGATGTCGATGTCGGTGGACTGGTTCGGGCTGGCTGTTCTGACAGCGTGGGGCGCGGTGGCCGCGGTGTGCGCGTTGCGGTGGTTCCGCTTCACCTGA
- a CDS encoding TetR/AcrR family transcriptional regulator: protein MQRRRGAELEAAIRAAVLELVAARGAAGVTMEAVAAAAGTSKPVLYRRWPDSQALVRDTLLTMATTAIPAADTGSYRTDMLATLRGWVALFTGPTAPLLRAVIAAMSHDDVLADAFRSEVIGWRKEQMGELLARGVARGEVRADVDVDILRELAQSVLWHRLLITDDPIDDDLAVRLVDNILLPLVTPTTAGS from the coding sequence GTGCAACGTCGTCGTGGAGCCGAACTCGAGGCCGCCATCCGCGCCGCGGTGCTGGAGCTGGTCGCCGCCCGCGGCGCCGCGGGCGTCACCATGGAGGCCGTCGCCGCCGCGGCAGGCACCAGCAAGCCAGTCCTGTATCGGCGCTGGCCCGACAGCCAGGCGCTGGTCCGCGACACCCTGCTGACCATGGCTACCACGGCCATACCCGCCGCCGACACCGGCAGCTACCGCACCGACATGCTGGCCACCCTGCGCGGCTGGGTGGCGCTGTTCACGGGGCCGACGGCACCGCTGCTGCGCGCGGTGATCGCTGCGATGAGCCACGACGATGTGCTCGCCGACGCCTTCCGCTCGGAGGTGATCGGGTGGCGCAAGGAACAGATGGGCGAACTGCTGGCCCGCGGCGTCGCGCGCGGTGAGGTACGCGCCGATGTCGATGTCGACATCCTGCGGGAACTGGCCCAAAGTGTGCTGTGGCACCGGCTGCTGATCACCGACGATCCCATCGACGACGACTTGGCGGTCCGGTTGGTCGACAACATCCTGCTACCCCTGGTAACCCCTACTACAGCCGGTAGTTAA
- a CDS encoding COX15/CtaA family protein, whose protein sequence is MWFQRLVDRLPAASLRTQRIIGALVILTQGGIAVTGAIVRVTASGLGCPTWPQCFPGSFTPVPHPEVAGIHQAVEFGNRMLTFAVVATAAAAVIAVTRAHRRREVRLYAWLMPLSTVVQAVIGGITVLTGLLWWTVAIHLLASMAMVWVATLLFVKIGEPDDGVPTPTAPRQLRLLSALTGVTLAAVLVTGTLVTGAGPHAGDKSIERPVARLQIEITTLVHAHSSLLIAFLALVVGLGFGLWAVNAPKAVMLRLYVLIALVVAQGLLGAVQFFTGVPEALVAVHVAGAGACTAATAALWASLRPRTVRQRTEPELLQR, encoded by the coding sequence GTGTGGTTTCAGCGGCTGGTCGACCGGCTTCCCGCAGCGAGTCTGCGTACCCAGCGGATCATCGGCGCACTGGTCATCCTGACCCAGGGCGGCATCGCCGTCACCGGCGCCATCGTGCGCGTCACCGCCTCCGGCCTGGGCTGCCCCACCTGGCCACAGTGCTTCCCGGGCAGCTTCACCCCCGTCCCCCATCCCGAGGTCGCGGGCATCCACCAGGCCGTCGAATTCGGCAACCGGATGCTGACCTTCGCCGTGGTGGCCACCGCGGCCGCCGCCGTGATCGCCGTGACGCGCGCGCACCGGCGCCGCGAGGTCAGGTTGTATGCCTGGTTGATGCCGCTGTCGACCGTGGTTCAGGCCGTCATCGGCGGCATCACCGTGCTGACCGGGCTGCTGTGGTGGACCGTGGCGATCCATCTGCTGGCCTCGATGGCCATGGTGTGGGTGGCAACCCTGCTGTTCGTCAAGATCGGCGAACCCGACGACGGTGTGCCCACCCCGACCGCGCCCCGGCAGCTGCGGCTACTGTCCGCGCTCACCGGCGTCACCCTGGCCGCGGTCCTGGTCACCGGCACGCTGGTCACCGGGGCGGGCCCCCACGCCGGCGACAAGAGCATCGAACGGCCCGTCGCCCGGCTGCAGATCGAGATCACCACACTGGTGCACGCGCACTCGTCGCTGCTGATCGCCTTCCTGGCGCTGGTGGTGGGCCTGGGCTTCGGACTCTGGGCCGTCAACGCGCCCAAGGCCGTCATGCTCCGGCTCTACGTGCTGATCGCGCTGGTGGTGGCACAGGGGCTGCTGGGCGCGGTGCAGTTCTTCACCGGCGTGCCCGAGGCGCTGGTGGCGGTACACGTGGCCGGCGCCGGCGCCTGCACGGCGGCCACAGCGGCGCTGTGGGCGTCCCTACGGCCGAGAACGGTGCGACAGCGGACCGAGCCCGAGCTTCTCCAGCGCTGA
- a CDS encoding ATP-grasp domain-containing protein, translating into MKLARPDLFHPRIVLAGCPKLVTGDGDDDGLVGALRTRGLNARWLAWDDPATLDSDLVIMRATWDYIERLDEFLAWTTRVPHLLNAPGVVRWNTDKTYLEDLAVAGVPVVESEFFAPGEIVHLPAGEVVVKPAVGAGSVGALRFTDHSAARDHAATLQESGATAMVQPYDPRVEQGETALVFLAGRQSHAFTKGPMLPPPGSTPVFDESGTYAEESLSAADPDVALWDVGQAALAAAAAHLGCTPQDFLYARVDLLGGHRDPLLLELELVEPSLGWRQLGSSERDVKQRDFALAVESALEKLGLGPLSHRSRP; encoded by the coding sequence ATGAAGCTGGCACGCCCTGACTTGTTCCATCCCCGGATCGTGCTGGCCGGATGTCCGAAGTTGGTCACCGGCGACGGCGACGACGACGGCCTGGTGGGCGCCCTGCGAACCCGCGGCCTGAACGCCCGCTGGCTGGCCTGGGACGACCCGGCGACCCTGGACAGTGACCTGGTGATCATGCGAGCCACGTGGGACTACATCGAGCGGCTCGACGAGTTCCTGGCGTGGACCACCCGCGTGCCGCACCTGCTGAACGCTCCCGGGGTGGTGCGGTGGAACACCGACAAGACCTACCTCGAGGACCTGGCCGTCGCCGGGGTGCCGGTGGTGGAGAGCGAATTCTTCGCTCCGGGTGAGATCGTGCACCTGCCCGCCGGCGAAGTGGTGGTCAAACCCGCGGTGGGTGCGGGTTCGGTGGGTGCTTTACGTTTCACCGACCACAGCGCCGCCCGCGACCATGCCGCCACCCTGCAGGAATCCGGGGCCACCGCGATGGTGCAGCCCTACGACCCCCGGGTGGAGCAGGGGGAGACGGCCTTGGTGTTTCTGGCCGGCCGGCAGTCGCACGCGTTCACCAAGGGGCCGATGCTGCCGCCGCCGGGCAGCACACCGGTGTTCGACGAGTCCGGCACCTACGCCGAGGAGTCGCTGTCGGCTGCCGACCCGGACGTCGCACTGTGGGATGTGGGCCAGGCGGCGCTGGCCGCCGCTGCGGCACACCTGGGCTGCACCCCGCAGGACTTCCTCTACGCGCGGGTGGATCTGTTGGGCGGCCACCGGGATCCGCTGCTGCTGGAGCTGGAGTTGGTGGAGCCGTCACTGGGCTGGCGGCAACTGGGCAGCAGCGAGCGCGACGTCAAGCAGCGGGACTTCGCCCTGGCCGTCGAATCAGCGCTGGAGAAGCTCGGGCTCGGTCCGCTGTCGCACCGTTCTCGGCCGTAG
- a CDS encoding quinone oxidoreductase family protein codes for MHAIEVPQTGGPEVLTYVERPKPTPGPGQVLIKAEAIGVNFIDTYFRSGLYPRETPFVSGSEVCGIVEAVGDDVAALNVGDRVVTNVADGAYAEYAVAPADFVAYVPDGVAPDQVASALLKGMTAHYLLKSTYAVQPQDTILVHAGAGGVGLILTQWATSLRTRVITTASTPEKAELSRQAGAIEVLDYPDDPAEFAATIRELTDGVGVAAAYDGVGKSTFEASLASLAVRGVLALFGAASGPVPPFDPQRLNPAGSVFLTRPSLVHYTRTADEFAWRAGELLDAIASGAITINVSAHYPLENAEQAHRDLEGRKTVGSIVLIP; via the coding sequence ATGCATGCGATCGAAGTTCCGCAGACCGGCGGCCCCGAAGTCCTGACCTACGTCGAGCGCCCCAAGCCCACACCTGGCCCGGGTCAGGTACTCATCAAGGCCGAGGCCATCGGCGTGAACTTCATCGACACCTACTTCCGCAGCGGCCTCTACCCGCGAGAGACACCGTTCGTCTCCGGAAGTGAGGTCTGCGGCATCGTCGAGGCCGTCGGCGACGACGTGGCCGCCCTCAACGTCGGTGACCGCGTGGTCACCAACGTCGCCGACGGCGCCTACGCCGAATACGCCGTCGCCCCTGCAGACTTCGTGGCCTACGTGCCAGACGGCGTGGCCCCGGACCAGGTGGCCTCGGCGCTGCTGAAGGGGATGACGGCGCACTATCTGCTGAAGTCGACGTACGCGGTGCAGCCGCAGGACACCATCCTGGTGCACGCCGGCGCCGGCGGTGTGGGGCTGATCCTGACGCAGTGGGCCACCAGCCTCCGTACCCGGGTGATCACCACCGCCTCTACGCCGGAGAAGGCCGAGCTGTCCCGCCAGGCGGGCGCCATCGAGGTGCTGGACTATCCGGACGATCCGGCGGAGTTCGCCGCCACGATCCGTGAGCTGACCGACGGCGTGGGTGTCGCGGCGGCCTATGACGGCGTGGGCAAGAGCACCTTCGAAGCCAGCCTGGCGAGCCTGGCGGTCCGCGGCGTGCTCGCGCTGTTCGGCGCGGCCAGCGGCCCGGTGCCGCCGTTCGATCCGCAGCGGCTGAACCCCGCGGGCTCGGTGTTCCTCACCCGGCCCAGCCTGGTGCACTACACCCGCACCGCCGACGAGTTCGCCTGGCGGGCCGGTGAGCTGTTGGACGCCATCGCCTCGGGCGCCATCACCATCAACGTCAGCGCCCACTACCCGCTGGAGAATGCCGAGCAGGCGCATCGCGATCTGGAGGGCCGCAAGACGGTCGGCTCCATCGTCCTGATCCCCTGA
- a CDS encoding heme o synthase translates to MRGTLLAYIALTKPRVIELLLVTAIPAMLLANRGVVDPLLILNTLVGGMLAAAGANTLNCVADADIDKVMKRTARRPLARATVATRNALVFGLVLSVGSFFWLWWTSNLLSGVLAVITIAFYVFVYTLLLKRRTSQNVVWGGAAGCMPVMIGWSAVTGTIQWPALVMFAIIFFWTPPHTWALAMRYKDDYAAAGVPMLPSVATEKHVTLQIVIYTWLTVLATLALVPATGWLYTGVALLAGAWFLIMAHQLYAGVRRGEPVKPLRLFLQSNNYLAVVFCALAIDSAVALPTVF, encoded by the coding sequence ATCCGCGGCACTTTGCTGGCGTACATCGCGCTGACCAAACCACGCGTTATCGAATTGTTGCTGGTCACCGCTATTCCGGCGATGCTGCTGGCCAACCGCGGTGTTGTCGACCCGTTGCTGATCCTGAACACTCTGGTGGGCGGCATGCTGGCCGCCGCCGGCGCCAACACGCTGAACTGCGTGGCCGACGCCGACATCGACAAGGTGATGAAGCGCACCGCCCGGCGCCCGCTGGCCCGCGCCACGGTGGCCACCCGGAATGCCCTGGTGTTCGGACTGGTGCTCTCCGTCGGCTCGTTCTTCTGGCTGTGGTGGACGTCGAACCTGCTCTCCGGCGTGCTCGCCGTCATCACCATCGCGTTCTACGTTTTCGTCTACACCCTGCTGCTCAAGCGCAGGACCTCGCAGAACGTGGTGTGGGGTGGCGCGGCCGGCTGCATGCCGGTGATGATCGGCTGGTCCGCTGTGACCGGGACCATTCAGTGGCCCGCCCTGGTGATGTTCGCCATCATCTTCTTCTGGACGCCGCCGCACACCTGGGCGCTGGCCATGCGCTACAAGGACGACTATGCCGCGGCCGGGGTGCCGATGCTGCCGTCGGTGGCCACCGAGAAACACGTCACGCTGCAGATCGTCATCTACACCTGGCTGACGGTTCTGGCCACGCTGGCGCTGGTGCCTGCCACTGGTTGGCTGTACACGGGCGTGGCGTTGCTGGCCGGGGCCTGGTTCCTGATCATGGCGCACCAGCTCTACGCGGGCGTGCGACGCGGTGAGCCCGTCAAACCTTTGCGGCTGTTCCTGCAGTCGAACAACTATTTGGCTGTCGTGTTCTGTGCGCTGGCCATCGACTCGGCCGTCGCGCTGCCCACGGTTTTTTAG
- the tkt gene encoding transketolase, which produces MTTVEEIATLTEPHHPDDWTEVDSLAVDTVRVLAADAVQKVGNGHPGTAMSLAPLAYTLFQRQMTHDPSDVHWLGRDRFILSCGHSSLTLYLQLYIGGFGLELEDIESLRTWKSKTPGHPEFRHTKGVEITTGPLGQGLASAVGMAMAARYERGLFDPDAPEGESPFDHHIYVIASDGDIEEGVTSEASSLAGTQQLGNLIVFYDKNHISIEHDTDIALSENVADRYRAYGWHVQEVDGGENVVGIEAAIAEAKKVTDKPSFISVRTIIGYPAPTKMNTGGVHGSALGDDEVAATKKILGFDPDKKFEVRPEVIEHTRKLVERGREAHEKWQTGFDAWAEREPERKKLLDRLLAQELPEGWDSDITYWEPGSKAVATRAAFGQVLNDVAPKLPELWGGSADLAGSNNTTIKGVKSFGPPSISTEDFTADPYGRVLHFGIREHAMGSILSGIVLHGPTRAFGGTFLQFSDYMRPAVRLASLMDIDTIYIWTHDSIGLGEDGPTHQPIEHLAALRAIPNLSVVRPGDPNETAYAWRSIIERGNGSGPVGFILTRQGIPVLEGTSSEGVAKGGYVLGGDDASAADVIIIGTGSELQLAVEAKKLLAEKDIVAAVVSMPCVEWFESQPKEYRDSVLPPSVSARVAVEAAVAQSWYKLVGDTGEIVSIEHYGESASDAVLFREFGFTPEAVAAAAERTINN; this is translated from the coding sequence GTGACCACCGTCGAAGAAATCGCGACGCTGACCGAACCCCACCACCCCGACGACTGGACCGAGGTCGATTCGCTGGCAGTCGACACCGTGCGTGTCCTGGCCGCCGACGCCGTCCAGAAGGTCGGCAACGGCCACCCGGGAACCGCGATGAGTCTGGCCCCGCTGGCCTACACGCTGTTCCAGCGGCAGATGACCCATGATCCCAGTGACGTGCACTGGCTGGGCCGCGACCGGTTCATCCTGTCCTGCGGGCACTCCAGTCTGACGCTGTACCTGCAGCTCTACATCGGCGGTTTCGGCTTGGAGCTCGAGGACATCGAGTCGTTGCGGACCTGGAAATCCAAGACGCCGGGTCACCCGGAGTTCCGCCACACCAAGGGCGTGGAGATCACCACCGGCCCGCTGGGCCAGGGCCTGGCTTCGGCTGTCGGCATGGCGATGGCCGCCCGCTACGAGCGCGGCCTGTTCGATCCGGACGCCCCCGAAGGTGAAAGCCCGTTCGATCACCACATCTACGTGATCGCCTCCGACGGCGACATCGAAGAGGGCGTCACCAGCGAAGCCTCGTCGCTGGCGGGCACCCAGCAGCTCGGCAACCTGATCGTTTTCTACGACAAGAACCACATCTCCATCGAGCACGACACCGACATCGCCCTGAGCGAAAACGTCGCCGACCGCTACCGGGCGTACGGCTGGCACGTCCAGGAGGTTGACGGCGGCGAGAACGTCGTCGGCATCGAAGCGGCCATCGCCGAGGCCAAGAAGGTCACCGACAAGCCGTCGTTCATCTCGGTGCGCACCATCATCGGCTATCCGGCACCCACCAAGATGAACACCGGCGGCGTGCACGGCTCGGCACTGGGTGACGACGAAGTGGCCGCCACCAAGAAGATCCTCGGCTTCGATCCGGACAAGAAGTTCGAGGTGCGCCCCGAGGTCATCGAGCACACCCGCAAGCTCGTCGAGCGCGGTCGCGAAGCGCACGAGAAGTGGCAGACCGGGTTCGACGCCTGGGCCGAGCGGGAGCCCGAGCGCAAGAAGCTGCTGGACCGGCTGCTGGCCCAGGAACTGCCCGAAGGCTGGGATTCGGACATCACGTACTGGGAGCCGGGCTCCAAGGCGGTCGCCACCCGCGCCGCGTTCGGCCAGGTGCTCAACGACGTCGCCCCGAAGCTGCCCGAACTGTGGGGCGGCTCGGCAGACCTGGCCGGCAGCAACAACACCACCATCAAGGGGGTGAAGTCGTTCGGTCCACCGTCGATCTCCACCGAGGACTTCACCGCCGACCCCTACGGCCGGGTGCTGCACTTCGGCATCCGTGAGCACGCCATGGGCTCGATCCTGTCGGGCATCGTGCTGCACGGACCCACCCGCGCGTTCGGCGGCACGTTCCTGCAGTTCTCGGACTACATGCGCCCGGCGGTGCGGTTGGCGTCGCTGATGGACATCGACACCATCTACATCTGGACGCACGACTCCATCGGCCTGGGTGAGGACGGCCCCACCCACCAGCCGATCGAGCACCTGGCGGCCCTGCGTGCCATCCCGAACCTGTCGGTGGTGCGCCCCGGTGACCCCAACGAGACCGCTTACGCGTGGCGCAGCATCATCGAGCGCGGCAATGGAAGCGGTCCGGTCGGTTTCATCCTGACCCGTCAGGGCATCCCGGTTCTGGAGGGCACCTCCAGCGAAGGTGTCGCCAAGGGCGGCTACGTCCTGGGCGGCGACGACGCCAGCGCCGCGGACGTCATCATCATCGGCACCGGTTCGGAACTGCAGCTTGCCGTCGAGGCCAAGAAGTTGTTGGCCGAGAAGGACATCGTGGCCGCCGTGGTCTCGATGCCCTGCGTGGAGTGGTTCGAGAGCCAGCCCAAGGAGTACCGCGACTCGGTGCTGCCCCCCTCGGTGTCGGCGCGTGTCGCCGTCGAGGCGGCCGTCGCGCAGAGTTGGTACAAGCTGGTCGGCGACACCGGCGAGATCGTTTCGATCGAGCATTACGGCGAGTCGGCCTCAGATGCAGTTCTGTTCCGCGAGTTCGGGTTCACCCCGGAAGCCGTCGCCGCCGCCGCCGAACGCACCATCAATAACTAA